From a region of the Chitinophaga caseinilytica genome:
- a CDS encoding DUF5996 family protein: MKTKWPVLQYDSWKDTLATVHRWTQVVGKIRLRKMPWLNHSWHVTLFVSPTGLTTGSVPYDGGLFQIDFDFVHHRLRICTSEGRQEQLELRPMAVADFYHALFEKLKQLSVDVEIFTMPAELENPIPFEEDYTNRSYDAARMQDCWRAMVQIHTVFMRFRSGFTGKVSPVHFFWGAFDLAVTRFSGRDAPVHTGSAPNMPDRVMQEAYSKEVSSCGFWPGNDSFPQAAFYSYAYPSPEGFASQPVQPAGAYFDNTLGEFILPYSVVQQSSDPEKTLLDFLQSTYEAAATTAHWDRHALECDLSPFENAYGCFRV, encoded by the coding sequence ATGAAAACGAAATGGCCCGTATTGCAATACGATTCCTGGAAAGACACCCTGGCCACCGTTCACCGCTGGACGCAGGTGGTGGGCAAGATCCGGCTGCGGAAGATGCCCTGGCTCAACCATTCCTGGCACGTGACGCTCTTCGTGAGCCCTACGGGTTTGACGACCGGAAGCGTCCCCTACGACGGCGGGCTGTTCCAGATCGATTTCGATTTCGTGCACCACCGGCTGCGCATCTGCACGAGCGAGGGGCGGCAGGAACAGCTGGAGTTGCGGCCGATGGCGGTCGCCGATTTTTATCATGCGCTATTCGAAAAGTTGAAACAGTTATCGGTGGATGTGGAAATTTTCACCATGCCGGCCGAACTGGAAAACCCGATACCTTTCGAAGAAGATTACACGAACCGTTCGTACGACGCGGCCAGGATGCAGGACTGCTGGCGGGCGATGGTGCAGATCCATACCGTGTTCATGCGCTTCCGGTCGGGGTTCACGGGGAAAGTGAGCCCGGTCCACTTTTTCTGGGGAGCGTTCGACCTGGCGGTGACGCGCTTTTCCGGCCGCGACGCGCCGGTGCACACGGGCTCGGCACCGAACATGCCGGACCGGGTGATGCAGGAGGCGTATTCGAAAGAGGTGAGCTCCTGCGGCTTTTGGCCGGGCAACGATTCCTTTCCGCAGGCGGCGTTTTATAGTTATGCGTATCCCTCGCCGGAGGGGTTTGCATCCCAACCCGTTCAACCGGCAGGCGCATATTTCGACAACACCCTCGGCGAATTCATTTTACCGTACAGCGTAGTGCAACAATCTTCCGATCCGGAAAAAACGCTGCTCGATTTTCTGCAATCCACTTACGAAGCCGCCGCCACTACCGCACATTGGGACCGGCACGCGCTGGAATGCGACCTCTCTCCTTTCGAGAATGCGTATGGATGTTTTCGGGTTTGA